The DNA region GCCTCCCCTACCCCAAAACATGCCTCCAGCAACAGGCAGCACATCCCAGGGGTCTCACCTTTGGCAAAGCAAGCAGGACCCCTGGCCACGTGTCCCCATCGGTCCACCCATGCCCAGAACCCGGGCACTAGCTGCGGATGGGCACAGTGGCCGCAGCACGGAGCCGCTGCAGGATCcgtcccctcctgctcccctcctCCACCTGCCACCAGCGAAAAGCGGGGTCCCGGGGCTCGGGGGGGGCACCCCCGGGGCTGCTGGATGGGATGCTCAGCACAACATTGAAGCAAATCCCATCagcccccccaggacccccagcctggtgctgcagccccagcagccccaggggtCCCGGGGAGGAATCCAGGGGCAGGCAgccccccagcagctgcagcacaggccGGCGCAGACCCCCCCGCAGCTCGGATGGGGACGTGCCACAAACCACCACAGGCAGGTGGGGAGTCCCGGCCGTGGCCAGCAGCACCCAAACGTCCCCGGTGTGGTTGGTGAAGGCCACCAGGAGCCGCAAGCAGAGCGGGGTGCAGGGTAGGTCCCGCGGCAGCGTGGCGGGGTGCGGGGGGCTGCGGCGATAGCGGGCGGCCAGGTCCAGCAAGGGCAGGATGTCGGGGGCTCGCAGGGGCAGCGCACGGGGGTCCCCAGGCCACCATGTGGCTTGTAGGGACTCGGCGTCAGCCTCCTCCAGGGTCTTCAGGGTCCCACCTGCGGGCAGAGAGGTGGCAGGGGACACTGATGCCCTGGTGTGGGGGGCACAAGGGACAGTGGTACTGGGATGGCAGGGGGGTGCTGGAGCCTGGTCATGGGGTGGTGAGAGCACTGAGGCCCCAGCGTGGCGACAACAGGGGACCGTGAGACCCCAGCACAGGGCTTGTGGTGGGATGCCAGTACTGGTGCTGGCAGGGGATGCTGATGTCCTAGTACAAGGCTTACAAGTGATGTCAATGCCGTGGGACAAAGGTGGCAGGGGATGCCAAAGCCCattgtggggctggcaggggacaTCAGTGACCAGTCAGGGGGGTGGCAGGGGACACCGATG from Columba livia isolate bColLiv1 breed racing homer chromosome 25, bColLiv1.pat.W.v2, whole genome shotgun sequence includes:
- the NUDT18 gene encoding 8-oxo-dGDP phosphatase NUDT18, encoding MGDAPAAELDAVLGGDAWDVGVSLEGAPPSTGPIRLGRNVCYVVLAVLFNQEDAVLLVQEAKPECRGTWYLPAGRMEPGESIVAAMRREVKEETGLECEAVTLLALEERGPSWIRFAFLARPTGGTLKTLEEADAESLQATWWPGDPRALPLRAPDILPLLDLAARYRRSPPHPATLPRDLPCTPLCLRLLVAFTNHTGDVWVLLATAGTPHLPVVVCGTSPSELRGGLRRPVLQLLGGCLPLDSSPGPLGLLGLQHQAGGPGGADGICFNVVLSIPSSSPGGAPPEPRDPAFRWWQVEEGSRRGRILQRLRAAATVPIRS